A stretch of DNA from Artemia franciscana chromosome 6, ASM3288406v1, whole genome shotgun sequence:
cagctgtattggcctcagacAACTTGGTGTTGCAATAAACTATTAGTAGTAGataaattatttgtaaattattagcagtagtagaacaataaattattagcagtagtggtagtactAGTAGTGCTTATACATTATCCATTAAACTGATGGTTAATGAGGagattattcctttttttttaaaagggaCTTTCTTATATCTTTGAGTTATAAACATTTCAGGAATAAATTTTAATCcaagtaaaatcactaaataaataaaagtaaaaatactgAGCAACACTAATGATGTGAGGACTTCAAGAGTTAATTATGAGCTAAAACCTATATTGGTATATAGTATAAAATATAGTGGATTGGTgtgctggattcaggatcctttgtctgagaggacatgGGTTCGAATCTCAGTGTatccaattgttcagtttgggatggGGTCAGTgctgtgactctgtaagcttagccagagtcgacccagctgtAAACAGGTACCTGGTgaaatctagggaaggtaaaaaggaagggtgtgcaaaagcacaggatggttggcccccaaccccccattgtacttcctggctgaagggccgagaaatggagatcagcactgccggtagggactgtaaagtctaatgctgtatcctttacctttattttattaaatatagtaTATTTCATACTATAATAGCATAAAACCTATATATAGTATAATCAAAGTTAAACACTCTTGTGAGTTAGATACCAAAATCTGTAATACTTATGAATTATTTGTTATCCTTTAGGCTGATGACAGAGAGGTGTTGTATTTTGTAGTGGAGattcatcttttattttttagctttaaatattccaatagtttttttttcctagagtTTGTATTTTTCTAAAGGTTGCTCCAAATAGCCCTTGAATCCTCCAGAACTATATGATTAActcttttgtttaaaagttaaaagctcttttaagttagattaaataaaaaaactagtcttttaaatgaaagtaaggagcaacattaaaactaaaaatgacaagaaattactctgtatataaagGAGCTTTTccacctcaacaccttgctctttaccctaaagtttgacactttctcttagctctatttttaaaacagtaagtaacTCAACTTGCTAAGATATGATGATAATAATGTTGTAATGCATAAAATAGGGGATTAGTCTGTTATGGTCTACACCATAGAATAAGTGCATTCTATAGTGTAACAGTtttaatgatagatggtaataagcttacctaagctatggatgtcaggtgattgatttttctaatgTTAAATttgacaggacctgtgcctgtcatcatcaggtaaaattcaaatttcttgccagaaagtaaaatcactaaataaataaaagtaaaaacactgaacaacactaatgaTGAGCCAAACCTGGAATTATTGTGGTGTCATGGCATGAATTTTGGTAGAGGCATTGATGGCTGCTGTCCTAGTAGATCTTAAAAAGGTAGGGCCTTTAGGAAACGGGTGgagttttttgtgagttttcaatttatgggtgatGGGTGTATGCCCCAAATCTGTTAATAAGTTTGATGTCTGAAAGTAAAGTAAGCATTGCTGAGACATAAAGACAAAAGAATAATGATTTCTGTAGAGTCCAAGCTAGTCAGTTCTCTCCAGGAACCCATCCTTTTCTAAAGCTGGTATAAGACAGGGCAAGGGTATGCTGGTAAACAAAGATACAACATCAAAACTGCACATTGTGGCATTCTCCCCAATGTTGATGCTATTTAGCCTATCAACTACTTCTTTGGTATTTCTTATTGTGTGTTTTCTGCTGAGGGTTATGGATTTTAGGATAACAGCCAAATACCTTTGCAACTTCTGTGTGGCTGAACCTACTGTTGAAATAATAGGTCTAAGGGGTATATCTGGTTTGTGAATTTTAGGTACACCATAAAATCTAGGAATGACTGGTCTGACAAGAAAGAGTGTCTAGTAAAGTTTATCATTAATCCTATTGGTAAGACTGAGGTTATCCAAAGCTTTTTTGACAGTATCATAGGCAACCTTTACAGCATAAATATCAACTTTTTCATACACCTTATTGTCACTCAAGAGGTTTAATGATTTGCTAACTTACTCAGTCTCATTGAGGATAACTATTGTATTGCCTTTATCAGCTTTAGTAATTAGAATATTGGTATCATTCTTAAAATCTGTGAAGACtttcattccatattttgttagattctcctcattaagtttctttttggaaaaatcttggtaaaattcttgttaattggcttcttgctatctcagaaagagtttaggttagggaaatgaaactttcagggatgggtctacaagctaaagtatgtcctgggaaggtattttgaagtacccacctccactgcttctccctctagagggccctgcaatttgcctacatgacaggtctatacctattgaaattttgacaaaacaacatttgccttaattttcagttactagttgcatTTTCAGTGCCtttggttctgaaaatgcaattcctgttatttgaatagaattttgagccatatcaatgtttttttcaaaattaaggaattGTATTTGCATACCTTTAAAACCAtacaaaatggaattgagcgaagttttgaagctgaaaacaattttgttgtacttcaattaagcagaagatctattttgcaaggttttacttttacaacacacatatttttaaaggtcagggcctctagagcagtggttcccaaccggtggtacgcgtaccccagggggtacgcgaaacccTTGCAGGGGGTACGTgaaggtcccaaaattaatttagtctacatctttaaaacttgtttctgactcagttccaacatttccctcaacagttccatgaaacctgcgcatatgaaccggcatctcagtactgtgcacccttctcatgtcggtaagcccatagagtttttcaagcgtaaacaagaagcattcgctagtaactgtttggaaattgcaaaagtggcatcagtttcttcaaaggctctccgggcttcgtatgctgtttcatatttagttgcaaaacagaaaaaaccgcacaccatcgccgaatgtctgatattaccagcactagtgaaagtcagtgaaataatgtttgacacaaaaactgctactgcccttcagtAGCAGAAATGgaacaataccatttcaagaaggatagaagacattgcaagcgatattgtcatgcaggttattgagcaaataaagttgacaaagatgtttgcgttacagcttgacgaaagcacggatgtgtcaggtgaagcccaggtgatcgtctttgttcgatatcaagattgttctgacataagaaaaaatattctgttttgtcaaaacctacagtcaagaacaacaggagaagaactattcaaggtgattgacaaattcttcgcagaagggggcatcttgtgggactagtgtctatcagtttgcagtgatggagctgccgccctaacagggaagaataatgggctcatggcctggataaggaagaaaaatccaaaggtgaagtggttgcactgcatcattcacaggcaagctcttgcatcgaaaaggatgaacgcacatctgcacgagaccctcaacgaggctgtaaaagtgatcaacttcatcaaagcccgaccactgaactcaagaatgttcaagttgctgtgccaagagatgggttcagaacatcaacatttacttctgcacacagaagttcgctggttgtctcgtgggaagattttaaacagacttttcgagcttcgacaagaagttcatatgtttcttctggagcaaaaatctgcattcagttcactttttgaaaaccaagactgggtctgcaggctggcctatcttgtggatattttcgacaaactgaatgacttgaatctgtcaatgcaaggtttccggacggacgaactctccctgaattcgaagatgtgtgctttcatcaagaaattggagttctggattaaaaaggttcaaagaaacagcgttagtgtcttcccgacccttgacaagtttgcggacgatagtgaaattgataacctcaacacaatctgtgattgtattcgggagcatctgacaaagttgcgagatgaacttgtgtcatatttcccatcgattatgaaccaagatagaacgcaggattggatccaaaatccatttgttgaagacgtgacctcaagctcctgtcttagtgacaagcttacagagaatctgatcgaacttgccagtgatcgcgccttaaaactgaaattccaaaatgtaactgtttcccagttttggctggaggtgaaaggagaatacaaggaactaagtgaaatcgccatgtctgctttgttaccattcggatccacttacctttgtgaagtgtcattttcggcaatgtcattgatcaaaaccaaacacagaaacagactgagtgtacaaaatgaccttataattgccgttagtgacatcgagccaagatttgataatattttagcaaaaaagcagcctcaagtttctcattgattttgtacgtacatttaagcaccggcatattggacaataaatctcgtgtttttgaaaatctgattttagttaagaaaaaagtaaaacaacgattctcaagaaaggggtaagcaaactttttgggccttgactaggggtacgcggaccgaaaaaggttgggaaccactgctctagagggagaaggagtgagggtagttgcttcaaaataccttcctgggacatactttagtctgtaaattcatccctgaaagtttcattttcctaacctaaaccctttctgagatagcaagaagtcaattaactagaattttaccaaggcTTAAAatattggtctcaaacttactgttttattataaatctgttttttttaatgttatattgtGGTAAAATTGTTACCAGAAACTTCTCCCGGCTGTGACAACATACACCCAGTTTTCTTTAAAAGGTTGACTGATAAATGGAAGGTTATTTTACTACAACTTATCAACAAGTTGTGGCAGGTGGGCAATTTCCCTACAATTTGGAAGAATGGCACAGCTATCATGAtcccaaaaccaaataaaccaaACAAAGTAGAAAACCATCGTTTTATAACTCTCGAGTTGGAGGTAAGATATATGAAAGACTTGTAAAGGAAAGGCTGAGATTTGCCACAGAGGAAGCTAACCTGCTGCAGGATATACAGACAGGTTTTCGCAGGGAAAGAAATACAGTGGATAACCTGATCAGAATGCAGAGAGACATCATTCATGCACTCAATAATGGTAAAGTGATGATTGCAGTGTTCTTGGATGTTAAAGGAGCTTTTGATAATCTGGTTCACAGACGGATACTAGAAGGTCTgtctaaagcaaaaattaatggAAATCTGATGAAATTTACACTGAGTTACCTGTCAGATAGGAAAATTGTTGTGACCGTAGGACAAgaaagatcagaagaaatagggGTGGAAAGAGGTGTTCCACAAGGTAGTGTTCTTGGGCCAGACTATTATAATGTTGGAGAATTTGATATCCCCCTAGAAGACAATAACTTCAAAGGAGGAATCTTTGCAGATGATAATAATACTTGGACAGTCCAAAACACAGTAGAAGAAGCAGAAAAAGCAGTCCAAGAAACATTGGCTCAAATAGAGTTATGGTCCCTAGGAATAGATCTTGATTTTGAACCATCCAAAGCTAAAGTTATGTTGTTCACACCCAAGAGGAATATTAGACCTCCCCAACTTACTCTATTTGGAGAGGAACTGCTAGTAACCAATTGTCATAAAGTCCTTGGAATATACATTGATGATAAACTTCAATTCAGCCAACATATCAAATATCTAAAAGAATCCTGTGCAAAgcgactgaacttgatgaagaTGCTTTCGTGTGGGAAGCATGGTGTCAACATAGTTACAGCAAGACAATTCTATATCAAATACATTAGACCTAAAATTGACTATGGGAGTTTGATATACAGCATTGCCCCAGAATCCACTCTCAGAAAACTTGATTCAATACAGAATACTGCTCTAAGATTAGCATTTGGAGCTCACCAAAGTACCCCAATTCCTATTCTCCTGAGTGAGTCTGGTGTGGAGAAACTCAACACAAGAAGGGAAAAATGCTTATAATGTACATGAACCATCTATGGAAAACAGATCTCAATCACCCAGttaagaaactgataattaaacCTGGACTGACCCACACTAGAAATCACCTTAGGAAAAGGAAGCGTCTGAatccttttgaaaaatttgaagaactaCTTACTCAGGAAGGTATAGAAGTACCTATTAGCCAAATGCTACGTTATGAAAAACCACCAAAAATTCCCCCTTGAGATTGGGTTGAGATTGAGTGTGAGATTGActacatggaaaaaacaggaaacaaCCCCCtattaatgaaacaaaaattcctCTCAGTATTGAATAGCAAGTATGAAGaatatgtgaaaatatatacagatggtTCAAAAACAAATGGATTAGGAGTGGGCTGCTCAATAGTGGTTCCCGAATTCAATACAGAGATAACAAAGCCACTTAGCAAAGAATCAACTGTTTTTGAGGCAGAAATAAAAGCAATTGAAAGTGCACTAGAATgggtaattgaaaaaattagtgaAAGTGATCAAAACCAAAATAAGTTCCTCATATGCAGTGACTCAAAATCAGCCCTCCAATCCCTTaagaattttccaaataaacCAAAGGATGAGGTCCATAAGTGTTATAGCTCTATTCTGAAGATTTGTGAGAAAGGAGTAACAATACAATTTTTGTGGTGTCCAGCCCATGTGGGGGTGGTGGGTAATGAAAGAGCAGATAAATATGCCAAAAAGGCAGCACAAAAGTTGCTTCATACACCCCCTACAGAACCATATAAACAGGTTAGAGAGATGGTTAAAAGTATTTACCAAAAACATTTTGAGGAAATGAGGGATGATAGTAGTAATATAGCTCTTACCCAGAAAAAGAAACCTggttttgatttgaaaaattacagtagattgaaaagaaaatatggttGCTTAATGTTCCGTTTATGGTCAACCCATGTAGGCATTAAGCATAGGCTGTTTATCATAGGCAAAGCTGATAGTCCTCAGTGTGATAATTGTAGCGAGATAGAGAGTATTTTCCATTATGTTGTTGAttgtaaagaatatgaaaatttaagaaaagaaatgagAATGTTGTGTAAAGAGGAAAATCTTGGAGAGCTTTCAGTGGGGCTTGCATTAGGAATTGTGATTGATGACGAATCTTTGAAGTATAGGATGATAGACttgtttattaagtttatttgtGAAAGTGGTAGAGAAAAGGATTTTATCTGATTCTGATACTATTGTAAATGCTATATTGACAGTGATGTAATAGGGATTGATTTGTATATGGACTCTATTTGACTGAGTGTTTTGATATTGATCTAGGCACTTGATGagtgatttataaaaaaaaaaaaaacctgctatAGAGGAagattatttgttctttttagtttgaagCTGAGATGAAATAATAATTGCTGTATTGAAAGTAGCTGTAGCTAATGGTGAAGtgccaaaaaaaaggaaattagtCATATTGAAAGAAGTCTCAACTGGCATTGCTGTCAAGAGGAGACTCCAATCTCTCAGATCAGGTCCGAAATCTTgggtgcgtttctttacttgtccgattattaatctgattaatccaagcgtttctttagacacatatgacgtcagaggttagtcggattatccccacaaacgctcaagattacttgtccgtgggctggcactttataacccccaaataaaaagattatttgaggattgtgacgtcagaCGACCATGTGCATGTGACTCACCTGTTGATAAGCTATGGGTTTTGTAGATAAGCTATGTTTATAGTGGAGTAGTATGATTAATAATTCTAAGGAAGCCTATCAAGTCCCTTGGGAAGAGGGTGGGATTCAAGTTCTATTTGCAATTGAACTGTCTATTGAGTTTGTGAGTTCAGTTCAGAAATTTCAGATGGAATATAGGCATACTGACAAGACTTATAAAATTATATGCAGAGAGCATAGTAATACAGTTATATTGGAGATTACTTCAGATTTAGGATGTAAGTAGCATAATCTTGTCTGtgcttataaaatattaaggTTTTCTAGAGAGCTAGGCCTAGCTTTCAAAGGCTAGTAGGCTAGGCTCTGAGGCACAGAACAAAGGTTTTTTATCAGTTAGAAAGGTGTGTTATTAGGAATAGAGCTTGGGAAAGCACATTTCCTACTACCATTGTTTCTTACCAATTGAACTGTCTATTTTGTAGGTCAGTACAAATTTCTGAATGCCGAAAAACACGGGCATCATGCATGGACCCTGGCTGCCCTACATAACAGTCAGTAAATTTCAGGTTATGTTGGCACACAACCTGCAATTGGAGAGAGTGAAACCCCTTTCTGTTGATATATGTTCCCGAAGAATGTTGAGGGGTTCTGATTGGGATGTGGGTTCCATCTATAGCACCAAGAACCCCTGGAAAGCCAGCAGTAGAACTATTGGCAGAAATTATGTTTTGTGCTTCTGTAGCCCCTGGCCACTTTATTGTTGTTGATGCCATTTCGTAAATGGCGTCAATTGTTCTTCTTATGACTTTGAACACTGTTTTCTTACACACACCGAAGCGACATCCAACGGACCTGTAGGACTCTGGGGTTGCCAGAATCCATAGAGTTATGAGGAGTATCTTGTTGGGTGAGCATCTTGATGTTGGTCTTGTCTGATTCTGTAgctttatgttaatttttcctAAGAGAAGATCGAAAGTACTTCTATGAAGTCTAAAATGAGTTTTAAAATCATAATCCTGCATTCTCTCTGTGACTATTTCTTCATATCCTGCTACCTTTGGTACATTTCGTCTCGATACGGTTGAAACTCTTgtctaaaaaggggaaaaaaaattattaggaagtattttgaagcaatgGATAAACACTGATTATGAAACCGAGAAGACATTATTTCTGAATTGTTTGATTTCGCCATTGTTATGAAGAAGAGCCTATTGTTCTGAAACCGAGCTGGAAAAATTCCAACTGGTATTAGattcaaattaaattacaaaatgattttcatatttaattacttttagaaaTTTGACTTAACAAGGCATTCATAAAATACCCTATGGTACGCAAAAAGTACAGTTTGTGGTTGTTTTCCcattctttaaaattaagatGTCAAAAAAGGGTtatattaacccccccccctcctgtaatgtttgtccgactcgtaaaaacgtagcaaaattgaatataaactaatttttgatgaGTTATCTGAAAAAGTTCCCcctccccaccaaaaaaaattgtattttctatGGGTAGAGGGAAGTATTTCCCGTTGGGCCGGGGGGGGTATATATATAACCCCCCGTTGGGTGGGGGGAGggaagcatatatatatatatatatatatatatatatatatatatatatatatatatatatatatatatatatatatatatatatatataagttgtctgtgtgtgtgtgtctgtcgagtgacgtcatgtttgtgtgtcgactgacgtcatgttttcgactgacgaaattacagatcgggacacaaatgacgaccgggacaccggcacatagggaatataaatgacgaccgggacactcaaagagaaagcgaccgggacacaaggaatgttcgattagcaatcaccatcaacaaagcaccgggacacaaattttcgaccgggacacagggagtataaatgacgaccaggacataagtaaaaaaaaactaaaaaaactaaaaaaaaaaggtaaaaactacaaaaaaactaaaaataaaaaacaaactaaaaactaataaaaaaactaaaaaagctaaaaaactaaaaaaactaaaaaagaaaaaaaaagaaaaaaggaaaaaaatgaaaaataaaggagaaaaacaaaattaaaaaaaataaaaagaaaaaaaaataaaaagaaaaaagaaaaaaaactaaaaaatctaaaaaaaagtaaaaaccaaaaaacaaaactaaaaagaaaaaaaggggaaaaatacaaaaatttatttcatcatataccatttcaaaaacgaatgtgtatacagaccgggacaccgggatacaaatgacgaccgggacacagggaatataaatgacacagggacacaactacaacggggacgccggggggcacagggggatatataaatgacgacggggacacagggaatgttctattagcaatcaccatcaacaaagctcaagggcaatcattagaatcatgaggtatagatctgaatacggtttgttttcccatggaccattatatgttgcatgttcaagagtcggtaaacctgacaatctatttatatgcacagacaatgggacagcaaagaatgttgtatattcgcaagttttacgtagttaaaaacatatatatatatatatatatatatatatatatatatatatatatatatatatatatatatatatatatatatgtatatatatatatatatatatatatatatatatatatatatatatatatatatatatatatatatatatatatatatatatatatatctatatataaatctatatatatatatatatatatatatatatatatatatatatatatatatatatatacatatatatacatatatatacatatatatacatatatatatatatatatatatatatatatatatatatatatatatatatatatatatatatatatatatatatatatatatatatatatatatatatatatatatatatatatatatatatatatatatatatatatatatatatatatatatatatatcacaggtgggacatagggacacaactacaatggcgcgtaactaatatggcgcgtaacgacttacgcggacgggggtgcgaagcgcccccaccaactaggtatatataaatactaatatatatatatatatatatatattatgtctCCTGTCTATGATGTCGTGGCATCAGCTGAAGCCAGTGAAATCAATTTAATGCATTTGTAAATTAAGTCGTAATAGCACGCACATAGTCAACAGTTTTGAGTAAGGGAAGGAAATCCTCCGACTAAGAAAAAGGAATTCTCAAATAATTAACATATGCAGTTTCCGCATTGATTGTATTGGTTAGTCCCAGAGATTGATTGCATGCAAAAACGtcaaacaaaacaatttgcttcCTCATGACAGTTGCTTAATTATGTAATATGCACACAAAAACTGATAAATCATAACATTGAAATACCGTTAAAATACTTGGCTCATTCAGCTCTTCCTCAT
This window harbors:
- the LOC136028443 gene encoding uncharacterized protein LOC136028443, whose protein sequence is MSQTAPRNLISALILVNEIFDSDDESTDSDDESTDSENELYQDEEELNEPSILTTRVSTVSRRNVPKVAGYEEIVTERMQDYDFKTHFRLHRSTFDLLLGKINIKLQNQTRPTSRCSPNKILLITLWILATPESYRSVGCRFGVCKKTVFKVIRRTIDAIYEMASTTIKWPGATEAQNIISANSSTAGFPGVLGAIDGTHIPIRTPQHSSGTYINRKGFHSLQLQVVCQHNLKFTDCYVGQPGSMHDARVFRHSEICTDLQNRQFNW